The Microcella flavibacter DNA segment CAACCGCCTGACGGGCTCCCGGCTTCACCGGGCATGCTGAGCGGATGCGACTGCGCCGCTCCTCCCCCGACTCCCCCGGCATCACCCGACGTCGCAGCGGGAAGGGCTTCAGCTATCGCGACGCCGAGGGTCAGGTGATCGCCGACGCCGAGGTGCGGGCGCGCATCGCCGCGCTCGCCATCCCCCCGGCGTGGACGGAGGTGTGGATCTGCCCCGACGAGCGCGGTCACGTGCAGGCGATGGGGCTCGACGCCGAGGGGCGCCGGCAGTACCGCTACCACGAGGCCTGGTCGGCGCGCGCCGACAAGCGCAAGTACGCCCGGGTGCGCGAGCTGGCCCAGTGCACCGGCCCGCTGCGTGCGCGGGTGACGCGCGACCTGCGCGGCGACGACCCCGAGGCGCGCGCGCTCGCCATCGCCGCCCGCCTCATCGACAGCCTCGGCATGCGGGTCGGCGAGGAGCGCTACGCCCTCGAGCGCGGCACCATCGGGGCCCTCACCCTCGGCTGGCAGCACGTCACCGTCGGCGCGAGCGCCATCCGGTTCGACTTCCCGGCGAAGTCGGGCGTGCGCTGGGAGGCGGAGCTGGCGGACGAGGACCTCGCCGCGGCCCTGCGATCCGCGCGCGCCCAGCGCGCGGGCGGAGGGGCGCGCACCGAGCGCGTCACCGAATGGGTCGACGACGCGGGGGATGCCCGGCGCACGTCGTCGCGGGCCCTCACCGCGTACCTCGCCGAGGCGAGCACGTGCACCGTGACGCCGAAGGATCTGCGCACGCTGCTCGGGTCGCGCACGGCGGCCGAGCACCTCGCGCGCACCGGGCCCGTGGCGGGCATCCGCCAGCAGGATCGCGTGGTCAGGGAGGCCGTCGTCGCCGTCGCGGAGCGTCTGCGGAACACCCCCGCGGTCGCGCGCACCTCGTACATCGACCCCCGGGTCATCGAGCGCTACCGCCGCGGCCGCACGGCGGCGCTCGGCCGCTCGGGGGTCAGCGACGCGGCGCTCGTCGAGCTGCTCTCGTGATGCCGCCGCCTACGCTGGGGGCATGAGCCCGGCCCCCGCCCCCACGAGCGCGCGGGTCGACGCCTGGGTGTGGGCCATCCGGCTGTACTCGACCCGCTCGGCCGCGACGGCCGCGTGCAAGGCCGGGCACGTCAAGGTCAACGGCGCCGCGGCGAAGCCCGCTCAGGTCGTGCGCCCGGGTGACACCGTGCGCGCCTACACGCCCGGCGGCGAGCGCATCGTCGAGGTGGCCGGCATCATCACGAAGCGCACGAGCGCGCCGCTCGCCGCGCAGCACTACGTCGACCGCACGCCCCCGCCGCCGCCGCGCGAGGAGCGCCCCGCGCGGGTCGAGCGCGAGCGCGGCGCCGGACGGCCGACGAAGCGCGACCGCCGCCTCATCGAGCGGCTGCGCGGCCGCGACGACTGAGCCGACGAGCCGGTCAGAGCCGGTCAGAGCCCGAGCGTGCCGATGGTGCGCCGCACCGCCTCGGCGCTGCGCTCGAAGGCCCGCTGCTCGCCGTCGGAGAACGGGACGTCGATGACGCGGGCGATGCCGCTCGAGTCGACCACGCTCGGCACGGAGAGCGCGACGCCGTCGACGCCGTGGTACCCCTCGAGCACCGAGCTGACCGGCAGCACCGCCTTCTCATCGCGCAGCACCGCCTCGACGATGCGCGCCCCCGAGAGCCCGATGGCGTAGTTCGTGGCCCCCTTGCCGGCGATGATCGCGTAGGCCGCGTTCTTGACCTCCTCGGCGAGCCGCTCGAGCTCGACCTCGTCGATGCGCGCGCCCTGCGGGTCGACCCACTCGCGCACGGGCACGGGGCCGATGCGCGACTGCGACCAGAGCGCGAACTCGCTGTCGCCGTGCTCGCCGACGATCATCGCGTGCACGCTCGTCGGCGAGACCCCGAGGCGCTCCGCGAGGCGCCAGCGCAGCCGACTGGAGTCGAGCACCGTGCCGCTGGAGAAGACCCGGGCGGGATCGAGCCCGCTGAAGCGCTGCGCGGCGACGGCGAGCACGTCGCAGGGGTTGGTCACGAGCAGGTGCACGGCATCGGGGGCGCGCTCGACGAGGCGCGGCATGAGCTCGCGCAGGATGCCGACGTTGGTCG contains these protein-coding regions:
- a CDS encoding L-lactate dehydrogenase — its product is MTVIENSRLAIIGAGAVGSSLAYAALIRGSAREVVLYDIDAARAEAEVLDLAHGTPFTGASRITGGGDLDAIEGASMVVITAGAKQRPGQSRLDLAATNVGILRELMPRLVERAPDAVHLLVTNPCDVLAVAAQRFSGLDPARVFSSGTVLDSSRLRWRLAERLGVSPTSVHAMIVGEHGDSEFALWSQSRIGPVPVREWVDPQGARIDEVELERLAEEVKNAAYAIIAGKGATNYAIGLSGARIVEAVLRDEKAVLPVSSVLEGYHGVDGVALSVPSVVDSSGIARVIDVPFSDGEQRAFERSAEAVRRTIGTLGL
- a CDS encoding DNA topoisomerase IB, with translation MRLRRSSPDSPGITRRRSGKGFSYRDAEGQVIADAEVRARIAALAIPPAWTEVWICPDERGHVQAMGLDAEGRRQYRYHEAWSARADKRKYARVRELAQCTGPLRARVTRDLRGDDPEARALAIAARLIDSLGMRVGEERYALERGTIGALTLGWQHVTVGASAIRFDFPAKSGVRWEAELADEDLAAALRSARAQRAGGGARTERVTEWVDDAGDARRTSSRALTAYLAEASTCTVTPKDLRTLLGSRTAAEHLARTGPVAGIRQQDRVVREAVVAVAERLRNTPAVARTSYIDPRVIERYRRGRTAALGRSGVSDAALVELLS
- a CDS encoding RNA-binding S4 domain-containing protein, yielding MSPAPAPTSARVDAWVWAIRLYSTRSAATAACKAGHVKVNGAAAKPAQVVRPGDTVRAYTPGGERIVEVAGIITKRTSAPLAAQHYVDRTPPPPPREERPARVERERGAGRPTKRDRRLIERLRGRDD